One window from the genome of Enterobacter asburiae encodes:
- the endA gene encoding deoxyribonuclease I, translated as MSRNFSLAVAFLTTALSGHALADGINSFSQAKAAGVKVNADVPGDFYCGCKINWQGKKGVVDLESCGYKVRKNENRASRIEWEHVVPAWQFGHQRQCWQDGGRKNCSKDPVYRQMESDMHNLQPAVGEVNGDRGNFMYSQWNGGEGQYGQCGMKVDFKEKVAEPPARARGSIARTYFYMRDRYDLNLSRQQTQLFNAWDKQYPVTEWECQRDERIARVQGNHNPYVQRACQAQKS; from the coding sequence ATGTCCCGTAATTTTTCTCTCGCGGTCGCCTTTCTGACGACGGCGCTCTCAGGCCATGCTCTGGCCGACGGTATCAACAGTTTTTCCCAGGCTAAGGCAGCAGGCGTGAAGGTGAACGCCGATGTGCCGGGTGATTTCTACTGCGGCTGCAAAATTAACTGGCAGGGTAAAAAAGGGGTCGTTGACCTTGAGTCCTGCGGCTATAAGGTGCGTAAAAACGAAAACCGCGCCAGCCGCATCGAATGGGAACATGTCGTTCCGGCCTGGCAGTTTGGCCACCAGCGCCAGTGCTGGCAGGACGGCGGACGTAAAAACTGTTCCAAAGATCCGGTTTACCGCCAGATGGAAAGCGATATGCATAACCTGCAGCCTGCGGTTGGCGAAGTGAACGGTGACCGCGGTAATTTCATGTACAGCCAGTGGAACGGTGGTGAAGGCCAGTACGGCCAGTGCGGTATGAAGGTTGATTTTAAAGAGAAAGTCGCCGAGCCCCCTGCCCGCGCGCGCGGCAGTATTGCCCGCACCTACTTCTATATGCGTGACCGTTATGACCTCAACCTTTCACGCCAGCAGACGCAGCTGTTCAACGCCTGGGACAAGCAGTACCCGGTGACGGAGTGGGAATGCCAGCGCGACGAGCGCATCGCCAGAGTCCAGGGGAATCACAACCCTTACGTCCAGCGGGCTTGCCAGGCGCAAAAGAGCTAA
- a CDS encoding SprT family zinc-dependent metalloprotease: MKAPRLPIALQQAVMRCLREKLAQANLKLGRNYPEPKIVYQQRGTAAGTAWLEPYEIRLNPVLMMENQQAFIEEVVPHELAHLLVWKHFGRVAPHGKEWKWMMEAVLGVPARRTHQFELESVRRNTFPYRCQCQQHQLTVRRHNRVVRGEATYRCVKCGEPLVAE, translated from the coding sequence ATGAAAGCACCCCGTCTCCCCATCGCCCTTCAGCAAGCCGTTATGCGCTGCCTGCGGGAAAAACTCGCCCAGGCGAACCTGAAGCTCGGTCGCAATTACCCTGAACCTAAGATCGTTTATCAGCAGCGCGGCACCGCGGCCGGCACCGCCTGGCTCGAGCCTTATGAGATACGCCTTAACCCGGTGCTGATGATGGAAAACCAGCAGGCGTTTATCGAGGAAGTGGTACCGCACGAGCTGGCGCATCTGCTGGTGTGGAAACACTTCGGACGCGTCGCGCCCCACGGGAAAGAGTGGAAGTGGATGATGGAAGCGGTGCTCGGCGTTCCGGCACGCCGTACCCATCAGTTCGAACTGGAATCGGTGCGCCGCAATACCTTCCCCTACCGCTGCCAGTGTCAGCAGCATCAGCTTACCGTCCGCCGCCATAATCGCGTGGTGCGCGGCGAGGCGACTTACCGCTGCGTCAAATGCGGCGAGCCGCTGGTTGCGGAATAA
- the galP gene encoding galactose/proton symporter, with translation MPDNKKQGRTSNKAMTFFVCFLAALAGLLFGLDIGVIAGALPFITDEFQISAHTQEWVVSSMMFGAAVGAVGSGWLSFKLGRKKSLMIGAILFVAGSLFSAAAPNVEVLLVSRVLLGLAVGVASYTAPLYLSEIAPEKIRGSMISMYQLMITIGILGAYLSDTAFSYSGAWRWMLGVIIIPAILLLIGVFFLPDSPRWFAAKRRFHDAERVLMRLRDTSAEAKNELEEIRESLKVKQSGWALFKENSNFRRAVFLGVLLQVMQQFTGMNVIMYYAPKIFELAGYTNTTEQMWGTVIVGLTNVLATFIAIGLVDRWGRKPTLTLGFLVMAAGMGVLGTMMHVGIHSPTAQYFAVGMLLMFIVGFAMSAGPLIWVLCSEIQPLKGRDFGITCSTATNWIANMIVGATFLTMLNTLGNANTFWVYAGLNIFFIVLTIWLVPETKHVSLEHIERNLMKGRPLREIGAHD, from the coding sequence ATGCCTGACAATAAAAAACAGGGGCGTACGTCCAACAAGGCGATGACATTCTTCGTCTGTTTCCTCGCCGCCCTGGCAGGATTACTTTTTGGCCTGGATATCGGCGTGATTGCCGGTGCATTACCTTTCATCACTGACGAGTTCCAGATCAGTGCTCACACCCAGGAGTGGGTGGTCAGCTCCATGATGTTTGGCGCGGCCGTCGGGGCCGTCGGCAGCGGCTGGCTCTCCTTCAAGCTCGGGCGTAAAAAGAGCCTGATGATCGGCGCGATCCTGTTCGTTGCCGGTTCACTCTTCTCTGCCGCAGCGCCTAACGTAGAGGTTCTGCTGGTTTCCCGCGTGCTGCTCGGCCTGGCCGTGGGCGTGGCGTCCTATACCGCTCCGCTTTACCTGTCTGAAATCGCGCCGGAGAAAATCCGCGGCAGTATGATTTCGATGTATCAGCTCATGATCACCATCGGTATTTTGGGCGCGTACCTTTCCGATACCGCGTTTAGCTACAGCGGCGCATGGCGCTGGATGCTCGGCGTGATCATCATCCCGGCCATTCTGCTGCTGATTGGCGTCTTCTTCCTTCCGGACAGCCCGCGCTGGTTTGCCGCAAAACGTCGATTCCACGATGCCGAACGCGTACTGATGCGCCTGCGCGACACCAGCGCCGAAGCGAAAAACGAGCTGGAAGAGATCCGCGAAAGCCTGAAGGTCAAACAGTCCGGCTGGGCGCTGTTTAAAGAGAACAGCAACTTCCGCCGCGCGGTGTTCCTCGGCGTGCTGCTTCAGGTGATGCAGCAGTTCACCGGGATGAACGTCATCATGTATTACGCGCCAAAAATCTTTGAGCTGGCGGGCTACACCAACACCACCGAGCAGATGTGGGGGACCGTCATCGTGGGTCTGACCAACGTGCTGGCGACCTTTATCGCCATCGGTCTGGTGGACCGCTGGGGACGTAAGCCAACCCTGACGCTGGGCTTCCTGGTGATGGCGGCCGGTATGGGTGTCCTCGGTACCATGATGCATGTGGGCATTCACTCACCAACCGCCCAGTACTTTGCCGTCGGCATGCTGCTGATGTTTATCGTCGGGTTTGCGATGAGCGCTGGCCCGCTGATTTGGGTGCTGTGCTCTGAGATCCAGCCGCTGAAAGGGCGTGATTTTGGTATCACCTGCTCTACCGCAACCAACTGGATTGCCAACATGATCGTCGGCGCAACGTTCCTGACCATGCTCAATACCCTGGGCAACGCGAACACCTTCTGGGTCTACGCCGGTCTGAATATCTTCTTTATTGTGCTGACTATCTGGCTGGTTCCAGAAACCAAACACGTTTCTCTGGAACATATTGAACGTAACCTGATGAAAGGTCGTCCTCTGCGCGAAATCGGCGCCCACGACTGA
- the metK gene encoding methionine adenosyltransferase, producing MAKHLFTSESVSEGHPDKIADQISDAVLDAILAQDPKARVACETYVKTGMVLVGGEITTSAWVDIEEITRNTVREIGYVHSDMGFDANSCAVLSAIGKQSPDINQGVDRADPLEQGAGDQGLMFGYATNETDVLMPAPVTYAHRLVQRQAEVRKNGTLPWLRPDAKSQVTFQYDDGKIVGIDAVVLSTQHSEDIDQKSLQEAVMEEIIKPVLPTEWLSSATKFFINPTGRFVIGGPMGDCGLTGRKIIVDTYGGMARHGGGAFSGKDPSKVDRSAAYAARYVAKNIVAAGLADRCEIQVSYAIGVAEPTSIMVETFGTEKVPSEQLTLLVREFFDLRPYGLIQMLDLLHPIYKETAAYGHFGREHFPWEKTDKAALLREAAGLK from the coding sequence ATGGCAAAACACCTGTTTACGTCCGAGTCCGTATCAGAAGGACATCCTGATAAAATTGCTGACCAAATCTCCGATGCGGTGCTGGATGCGATCTTGGCGCAGGATCCAAAAGCGCGCGTAGCGTGTGAAACCTATGTCAAAACCGGCATGGTTCTGGTCGGCGGTGAGATCACCACCAGCGCATGGGTTGATATCGAAGAGATCACCCGTAACACGGTGCGTGAGATCGGCTATGTGCATTCTGATATGGGCTTTGATGCCAACTCCTGCGCGGTACTGAGCGCAATTGGCAAACAGTCTCCAGACATCAACCAGGGCGTTGACCGTGCCGATCCGCTGGAACAGGGCGCGGGCGACCAGGGCCTGATGTTCGGCTATGCAACCAACGAAACCGACGTGCTGATGCCAGCACCGGTCACCTACGCGCACCGTCTGGTGCAGCGTCAGGCCGAAGTGCGTAAAAACGGCACCCTGCCGTGGCTGCGCCCGGATGCGAAAAGCCAGGTCACCTTCCAGTACGACGACGGTAAAATCGTCGGTATTGACGCGGTGGTTCTGTCTACCCAGCACTCCGAAGATATCGATCAGAAATCCCTGCAGGAAGCGGTGATGGAAGAGATCATCAAGCCGGTTCTGCCGACCGAATGGCTGAGCTCTGCGACCAAATTCTTCATTAACCCAACCGGACGCTTCGTTATCGGCGGCCCAATGGGTGACTGCGGTCTGACCGGTCGTAAAATCATCGTTGATACCTACGGCGGCATGGCGCGTCACGGTGGCGGTGCGTTCTCCGGTAAAGATCCGTCTAAAGTTGACCGTTCTGCGGCGTACGCTGCACGTTATGTTGCGAAAAACATCGTTGCTGCCGGCTTGGCTGACCGCTGTGAGATCCAGGTTTCCTACGCTATCGGCGTGGCTGAGCCAACCTCCATCATGGTTGAAACCTTTGGTACTGAAAAAGTGCCTTCAGAACAGCTGACGCTGCTGGTGCGCGAGTTCTTCGACCTGCGTCCATACGGCCTGATTCAGATGCTGGATCTGCTGCACCCAATCTACAAAGAAACCGCGGCATACGGTCACTTTGGTCGTGAACATTTCCCATGGGAAAAAACCGACAAAGCCGCCCTGCTGCGTGAAGCTGCCGGTCTGAAGTAA
- the yqgB gene encoding acid stress response protein YqgB — MNKKPVARSGFQHTLLGNGAVYGLLSPYNAAIVVNCFTLNTKS; from the coding sequence ATGAATAAGAAACCGGTCGCACGGTCTGGTTTTCAGCATACTCTGCTGGGAAACGGAGCCGTTTATGGGTTGTTATCGCCGTATAACGCTGCGATAGTAGTCAACTGTTTTACACTTAATACAAAGAGTTGA
- the speA gene encoding biosynthetic arginine decarboxylase has translation MSDDMSSFSPSSAGEQGVLRSMQEVAMSSEEASKMLRTYNIAWWGNNYYDVNELGHISVCPDPDVPEARVDLAKLVKAREAQGQRLPALFCFPQILQHRLRSINAAFKRARESYGYKGDYFLVYPIKVNQHRRVIESLIHSGEPLGLEAGSKAELMAVLAHAGMTRSVIVCNGYKDREYIRLALIGEKMGHKVYLVIEKMTEIAIVLEEAERLNVIPRLGVRARLASQGSGKWQSSGGEKSKFGLAANQVLQLVEILRERGRLDSIQLLHFHLGSQMANIRDIATGVRESARFYVELHKLGVNIQCFDVGGGLGVDYEGTRSQSDCSVNYGLNEYANNIIWAIGDACEENGLPHPTVITESGRAVTAHHTVLVSNIIGVERSEISEATPPADDAPRSLQSMWETWQEMHEPGTRRSLREWLHDSQMDLHDIHVGYSSGTFSLQERAWAEQLYLNMCHEVQKQLDPSNRAHRPIIDELQERMADKIYVNFSLFQSMPDAWGIDQLFPVLPLEGLNHAPERRAVLLDITCDSDGAIDHYVDGDGIATTMPMPEYDPENPPMLGFFMVGAYQEILGNMHNLFGDTEAVDVFVFPDGNVEIELSDEGDTVADMLEYVQLDPKKLLTQFRDQVKNTGLDDALQQQFLEEFEAGLYGYTYLEDE, from the coding sequence ATGTCTGACGACATGTCTTCTTTTTCGCCTTCGTCAGCGGGCGAACAGGGTGTACTACGTTCTATGCAGGAGGTTGCGATGAGCTCCGAGGAAGCCAGCAAGATGCTGCGCACTTACAATATTGCCTGGTGGGGCAATAACTACTACGACGTTAACGAGCTGGGCCACATCAGCGTCTGCCCGGATCCGGACGTCCCTGAAGCGCGCGTGGACCTTGCTAAACTGGTGAAAGCCCGTGAAGCTCAGGGTCAGCGTTTGCCTGCACTGTTCTGCTTCCCGCAGATCCTGCAACATCGCCTGCGTTCTATCAACGCCGCCTTCAAGCGCGCGCGTGAGTCCTACGGCTATAAAGGCGACTATTTCCTGGTTTACCCGATCAAGGTGAACCAGCACCGCCGCGTGATTGAATCCCTGATCCACTCCGGCGAGCCGCTGGGCCTGGAAGCTGGCTCCAAAGCGGAGCTGATGGCGGTTCTGGCGCATGCGGGCATGACCCGTTCGGTGATCGTCTGTAACGGTTATAAAGACCGTGAATACATTCGTCTGGCGCTGATTGGCGAGAAGATGGGCCACAAGGTCTATCTGGTTATCGAAAAGATGACCGAAATCGCCATCGTGCTGGAAGAGGCCGAGCGTCTGAACGTCATCCCACGCCTTGGCGTGCGTGCGCGTCTGGCGTCACAAGGTTCCGGTAAATGGCAGTCCTCCGGCGGCGAGAAATCCAAGTTCGGCCTGGCGGCAAACCAGGTTCTGCAGCTGGTGGAAATCCTGCGCGAGCGCGGTCGTCTGGACAGCATTCAGCTGCTGCACTTCCACCTCGGCTCGCAGATGGCCAATATTCGCGACATCGCCACCGGCGTGCGTGAATCCGCGCGTTTCTACGTGGAGCTGCACAAGCTTGGCGTGAATATTCAGTGCTTCGACGTGGGCGGCGGCCTCGGCGTGGACTACGAAGGGACCCGCTCGCAGTCTGACTGCTCGGTGAACTACGGCCTGAACGAATACGCGAACAATATCATCTGGGCGATCGGCGATGCCTGTGAAGAGAACGGCCTGCCGCACCCGACGGTGATCACCGAATCCGGTCGCGCGGTGACCGCGCACCATACGGTGCTGGTCTCTAACATCATCGGCGTTGAGCGTAGCGAAATCTCAGAAGCGACGCCTCCGGCAGACGATGCCCCGCGTTCCCTGCAAAGCATGTGGGAAACCTGGCAGGAGATGCACGAGCCGGGCACGCGTCGTTCCCTGCGTGAATGGCTGCACGACAGCCAGATGGACCTGCACGACATTCACGTGGGTTATTCTTCAGGCACCTTCAGCCTGCAGGAGCGCGCGTGGGCGGAGCAGCTTTATCTGAACATGTGCCATGAAGTGCAGAAGCAGCTCGACCCGAGCAACCGCGCGCACCGTCCGATTATCGACGAGCTGCAGGAGCGTATGGCGGATAAGATTTACGTCAACTTCTCGCTGTTCCAGTCGATGCCGGATGCCTGGGGTATCGACCAGCTGTTCCCGGTTCTGCCGCTGGAAGGGCTGAACCACGCGCCGGAACGTCGTGCGGTGCTGCTGGACATCACCTGTGACTCTGACGGCGCTATCGACCACTACGTTGACGGCGACGGTATTGCGACGACGATGCCAATGCCGGAGTACGACCCGGAGAACCCGCCGATGCTGGGCTTCTTTATGGTCGGCGCGTATCAGGAGATCCTCGGCAACATGCACAACCTGTTCGGCGATACCGAAGCGGTGGACGTGTTCGTGTTCCCTGACGGTAACGTTGAAATCGAGCTGTCCGATGAAGGTGACACCGTGGCGGACATGCTGGAATACGTTCAGCTGGATCCGAAAAAACTGCTTACCCAGTTCCGCGACCAGGTGAAAAACACCGGTCTGGACGATGCGCTCCAGCAGCAGTTCCTGGAAGAGTTTGAAGCGGGTCTGTACGGGTACACCTACCTGGAAGACGAGTAG
- the speB gene encoding agmatinase produces the protein MSTLGHQYDNSLVSNAFGFLRLPMNFQPYDSDADWVITGVPFDMATSGRAGGRHGPAAIRQVSTNLAWEHNRFPWNFDMRERLNVVDCGDLVYAFGDAREMSEKLQAHAEKLLAAGKRMLSFGGDHFVTLPLLRAHAKHFGKMALVHFDAHTDTYANGCEFDHGTMFFTAPNEGLIDPNHSVQIGIRTEFDKDNGFTVLDAGQVNDRGVDDIIAQVKQIVGDMPVYLTFDIDCLDPAFAPGTGTPVIGGLTSDRAIKLVRGLKDLNIVGMDVVEVAPAYDQSEITALAAATLALEMLYIQAAKKGE, from the coding sequence ATGAGCACTTTAGGTCATCAGTACGATAACTCTCTGGTATCTAACGCGTTTGGTTTTTTACGCCTTCCGATGAACTTCCAGCCTTACGACAGCGACGCTGACTGGGTGATCACCGGCGTACCGTTCGACATGGCAACGTCCGGTCGCGCGGGTGGTCGTCACGGCCCGGCAGCAATCCGTCAGGTTTCCACGAACCTGGCCTGGGAGCATAACCGCTTCCCGTGGAACTTCGACATGCGCGAGCGCCTGAACGTGGTGGACTGCGGTGACCTGGTGTATGCCTTCGGCGACGCGCGTGAGATGAGCGAAAAGCTGCAGGCGCACGCCGAGAAGCTGCTGGCTGCCGGCAAGCGCATGCTCTCCTTCGGCGGCGACCACTTCGTGACCCTGCCGCTGCTGCGCGCCCACGCGAAGCACTTCGGTAAAATGGCGCTGGTGCACTTCGATGCGCATACCGACACCTACGCGAACGGCTGCGAGTTCGACCACGGCACCATGTTCTTCACCGCGCCGAACGAAGGTCTGATCGATCCTAACCACTCCGTGCAGATCGGTATTCGTACCGAGTTCGACAAAGACAACGGTTTCACCGTGCTGGACGCGGGCCAGGTTAACGATCGCGGCGTGGATGACATCATCGCTCAGGTGAAGCAGATCGTGGGTGATATGCCCGTGTATCTGACCTTCGACATCGACTGCCTGGATCCGGCATTTGCACCGGGCACCGGTACGCCGGTCATCGGCGGTTTGACCTCAGATCGTGCCATCAAGCTGGTGCGCGGTCTGAAGGATCTGAACATTGTCGGGATGGACGTGGTGGAAGTGGCGCCTGCGTACGATCAGTCCGAGATCACTGCGCTGGCCGCAGCGACCCTGGCGCTGGAAATGCTCTATATTCAGGCTGCTAAGAAAGGCGAGTAA
- a CDS encoding OprD family porin, with amino-acid sequence MKKELSLIALSLFATLPAAASQQSDSQGFIDDSHLDLFLRNAYISRDYHQGQQDKAEWGQGIIATFASGYTEGLVGFGVDGIAQYGVRLDGGRGKSGAGGIDFFKQEDDGRAKSDLAKFGATAKMRISNTVLSYGNQRPELPIINADSSRLLFESYTGTMLTSKEIDGLEVNAGYFTDEQRKSDDRHDSGLKSLSFGGASYQFNDQFSGALYASHNEEVMNKQYLGMNFKQPFSTGQQLVLDFNGYNSRLDQGYADSLDTGRSNTIWSLAASYIWDIHTFKVAYQQSSGSTGYNYGGYRDKGGVGDGGNTIWLANSYWSDFNGEDERSWQASYGLDFSGLGLPGLSWTTAYVRGDNIKTSETSNGKEHEWFNQIQYKVQDGPAKDLTLRLRYSVLRVSSNASEYNVGGDEIRAYVEYPFNVF; translated from the coding sequence GTGAAAAAAGAATTATCATTAATTGCTTTAAGTTTATTTGCCACATTACCTGCCGCTGCAAGCCAGCAATCCGACAGCCAGGGTTTTATTGACGACAGCCATCTGGATCTGTTTTTACGCAATGCGTATATCAGCCGCGACTACCATCAGGGCCAGCAGGACAAAGCCGAATGGGGTCAGGGGATCATCGCCACGTTTGCATCCGGCTATACCGAAGGGCTGGTGGGCTTTGGTGTGGACGGTATTGCTCAATACGGCGTGCGCCTGGACGGCGGCCGTGGCAAAAGCGGCGCAGGCGGCATCGACTTCTTTAAACAGGAAGATGATGGCCGGGCAAAATCCGATCTGGCAAAGTTTGGCGCTACCGCCAAAATGCGCATATCAAACACCGTGCTGAGCTACGGAAATCAGCGTCCTGAGCTGCCTATCATCAATGCAGACAGCTCCCGCCTGCTGTTTGAAAGCTACACCGGCACCATGCTCACCTCGAAAGAGATCGACGGTCTGGAAGTCAACGCCGGTTACTTCACCGACGAGCAGCGTAAAAGCGATGACCGCCACGACAGCGGACTGAAGAGCCTCTCTTTCGGCGGTGCGAGCTATCAGTTTAACGACCAGTTCAGCGGCGCGCTGTACGCCTCTCATAATGAAGAGGTGATGAACAAGCAGTACCTGGGCATGAACTTCAAACAGCCGTTCAGCACCGGGCAGCAGCTGGTACTCGACTTCAACGGCTATAACTCCCGTCTGGATCAGGGTTACGCGGACAGCCTCGACACGGGCCGCAGCAACACCATCTGGAGCCTGGCGGCGAGCTACATCTGGGACATTCACACGTTCAAAGTGGCTTACCAGCAGAGCAGCGGCAGCACCGGCTACAACTACGGCGGCTATCGCGACAAGGGTGGCGTGGGTGACGGCGGTAACACCATCTGGCTGGCGAACTCCTACTGGTCTGATTTTAACGGCGAAGATGAACGTTCCTGGCAGGCATCCTACGGTCTGGACTTTAGCGGCCTTGGCTTACCGGGCCTGAGCTGGACCACCGCCTACGTGCGCGGCGATAACATCAAAACCTCTGAAACCAGCAACGGTAAAGAGCACGAGTGGTTTAACCAGATCCAGTACAAGGTACAGGACGGTCCGGCGAAAGACCTGACGCTGCGCCTGCGCTACTCCGTCCTGCGTGTCTCCAGCAACGCCAGCGAGTACAACGTGGGCGGGGATGAGATCCGCGCTTACGTGGAATACCCGTTTAACGTGTTCTAA
- a CDS encoding M48 family metallopeptidase gives MKMRAIVLALGTTLLLSGCQNMDSNGLMTSGAEAFQAYSLSDAQVKALSDQACKDMDGKATLAPANSTYTQRLNKIASALGDNINGQPVNYKVYMAKDVNAFAMANGCIRVYSGLMDMMTDNEVEAVIGHEMGHVALGHVKKGMQVALGTNAIRAAAASAGGIVGSLSQSQLGDVGEKLVNSQFSQRQESEADDYSYDLLRKRGINPSGLATSFEKLAKLEAGRQSSMFDDHPASEERAQHIRDRMAADGIK, from the coding sequence ATGAAAATGCGTGCAATAGTGCTGGCCCTGGGTACAACGCTCCTGCTGAGCGGCTGTCAGAATATGGATTCTAACGGTCTGATGACGTCAGGCGCAGAGGCCTTTCAGGCCTATTCCCTGAGCGATGCGCAGGTGAAAGCGCTGAGCGACCAGGCCTGTAAAGATATGGACGGAAAAGCCACGCTTGCGCCGGCTAACAGTACCTACACGCAGCGTCTGAATAAGATTGCGTCCGCGCTGGGCGACAACATCAACGGCCAGCCGGTGAACTACAAGGTGTACATGGCGAAAGACGTGAACGCCTTCGCGATGGCGAACGGCTGTATCCGCGTCTATAGCGGGCTGATGGACATGATGACCGACAACGAAGTGGAAGCGGTCATCGGCCATGAAATGGGCCACGTTGCCCTGGGCCACGTGAAGAAAGGGATGCAGGTTGCCCTGGGCACCAATGCCATCCGCGCAGCGGCGGCGTCAGCGGGCGGTATCGTTGGCAGCCTGTCGCAGTCACAGCTTGGCGACGTGGGTGAAAAGCTGGTTAACTCTCAGTTCTCACAGCGCCAGGAGTCCGAGGCGGATGACTACTCCTACGATCTGTTGCGCAAACGCGGCATTAATCCATCAGGTTTAGCCACCAGTTTCGAAAAACTGGCCAAGCTGGAAGCGGGACGCCAAAGCTCCATGTTTGACGATCACCCTGCCTCAGAAGAACGCGCGCAGCATATTCGCGACCGCATGGCCGCAGACGGAATTAAATAA
- the tkt gene encoding transketolase, with protein sequence MSSRKELANAIRALSMDAVQKAKSGHPGAPMGMADIAEVLWRDFLNHNPQNPSWADRDRFVLSNGHGSMLIYSLLHLTGYDLPIEELKNFRQLHSKTPGHPEVGYTAGVETTTGPLGQGIANAVGMAIAEKTLAAQFNRPGHDIVDHFTYAFMGDGCMMEGISHEVCSLAGTLKLGKLVAFYDDNGISIDGHVEGWFTDDTAARFEAYGWHVVRGVDGHDADSIKRAVEEARAVTDKPSLLMCKTIIGFGSPNKAGTHDSHGAPLGDAEIALTREALGWKHPAFEIPSEIYAQWDAKEVGQAKEAAWNEKFAAYAKAFPQEAAEFTRRMKGDMPSDFDAKANEFIAKLQANPSKIASRKASQNAIEAFGPLLPEFLGGSADLAPSNLTLWSGSKAINEDTAGNYIHYGVREFGMTAIANGISLHGGFLPYTSTFLMFVEYARNAVRMAALMKQRQVMVYTHDSIGLGEDGPTHQPVEQVASLRVTPNMSTWRPCDQVESAVAWKYGVERQDGPTALILSRQNLAQQERTPEQLANIARGGYVLKDCAGQPELIFIATGSEVELAVAAWEKLTAEGVKARVVSMPSTDAFDKQDAAYRESVLPKAVSARVAVEAGIADYWFKYVGLNGAIVGMTTFGESAPAELLFEEFGFTVENVVAKAKELL encoded by the coding sequence ATGTCCTCACGTAAAGAGCTTGCTAATGCTATTCGTGCGCTGAGCATGGACGCAGTACAGAAAGCCAAATCCGGCCACCCAGGGGCTCCTATGGGTATGGCTGATATCGCCGAAGTCCTGTGGCGTGATTTCCTGAACCACAACCCGCAGAACCCGTCATGGGCTGACCGCGACCGCTTCGTGCTGTCCAACGGCCACGGCTCAATGCTGATCTATAGCCTGCTGCACCTCACCGGCTACGATCTGCCAATTGAAGAGCTGAAAAACTTCCGTCAGCTGCACTCTAAAACTCCAGGTCACCCGGAAGTGGGTTACACCGCTGGCGTAGAAACCACCACCGGCCCGCTGGGTCAGGGTATTGCTAACGCTGTGGGTATGGCGATTGCTGAGAAGACGCTGGCGGCGCAGTTCAACCGTCCTGGTCACGACATCGTAGACCACTTCACCTATGCGTTCATGGGCGACGGCTGCATGATGGAAGGCATTTCTCACGAAGTGTGCTCCCTGGCAGGTACCCTGAAGCTGGGCAAACTGGTTGCGTTCTATGACGACAACGGTATCTCCATCGACGGCCACGTTGAAGGCTGGTTCACCGACGACACCGCAGCACGTTTCGAAGCCTACGGCTGGCACGTTGTGCGTGGCGTTGATGGCCACGATGCTGACTCGATTAAACGTGCAGTGGAAGAAGCGCGCGCTGTGACGGACAAACCGTCCCTGCTGATGTGCAAAACCATCATCGGCTTCGGCTCCCCGAACAAAGCGGGTACTCACGACTCCCACGGCGCGCCGCTGGGCGACGCGGAAATCGCACTGACCCGTGAAGCACTGGGCTGGAAACACCCTGCATTCGAAATCCCATCTGAGATCTACGCTCAGTGGGATGCAAAAGAAGTAGGCCAGGCGAAAGAAGCGGCCTGGAACGAGAAGTTCGCTGCCTATGCGAAAGCGTTCCCGCAGGAAGCGGCTGAATTCACCCGTCGTATGAAAGGCGACATGCCGTCCGACTTCGACGCGAAAGCGAACGAGTTCATCGCTAAGCTGCAGGCGAACCCGTCTAAAATCGCGAGCCGTAAAGCGTCTCAGAATGCGATTGAAGCGTTCGGTCCTCTGTTGCCTGAATTCCTCGGCGGCTCCGCTGACCTGGCGCCATCTAACCTGACCCTGTGGTCCGGTTCTAAAGCGATCAACGAAGACACTGCCGGTAACTACATCCATTACGGTGTACGTGAATTCGGTATGACTGCGATTGCCAACGGTATCTCCCTGCACGGTGGTTTCCTGCCGTACACCTCTACCTTCCTGATGTTCGTGGAATATGCACGTAACGCCGTGCGTATGGCCGCGCTGATGAAACAGCGTCAGGTGATGGTCTACACCCACGACTCCATCGGTCTGGGTGAAGATGGCCCAACTCACCAGCCGGTAGAGCAGGTGGCTTCCCTGCGCGTGACCCCGAACATGAGCACATGGCGTCCATGTGACCAGGTTGAATCCGCGGTAGCGTGGAAATACGGTGTTGAGCGTCAGGACGGTCCAACCGCGCTGATCCTCTCCCGTCAGAACCTGGCACAGCAGGAGCGTACGCCTGAGCAGCTGGCGAACATCGCTCGCGGTGGTTACGTGCTGAAAGATTGCGCGGGCCAGCCAGAGCTGATCTTCATTGCCACCGGTTCTGAAGTTGAACTGGCTGTTGCCGCGTGGGAAAAACTGACTGCCGAAGGCGTGAAAGCGCGCGTGGTTTCCATGCCGTCTACCGACGCGTTCGACAAGCAGGATGCCGCTTACCGTGAATCCGTGCTGCCTAAAGCGGTTTCCGCTCGCGTGGCAGTGGAAGCGGGTATCGCTGACTACTGGTTCAAATACGTGGGCCTGAACGGTGCCATCGTCGGTATGACCACCTTCGGTGAGTCTGCTCCGGCAGAGCTGCTGTTCGAAGAGTTCGGCTTCACCGTTGAGAACGTTGTCGCGAAAGCGAAAGAACTGCTGTAA